A genomic segment from Pediococcus acidilactici encodes:
- a CDS encoding phosphocarrier protein HPr produces MEKRDFHVIAETGIHARPATLLVQAASKFNSDIQLTYKDKSVNLKSIMGVMSLGVGQGADVTISADGDDEAEAIAALEDTMKKEGLSE; encoded by the coding sequence ATGGAAAAACGCGACTTTCATGTAATTGCAGAAACAGGTATTCATGCTCGTCCAGCAACATTGTTGGTACAAGCAGCAAGTAAATTCAACTCAGACATTCAATTAACATACAAAGACAAGTCTGTTAACTTGAAGTCAATCATGGGTGTAATGTCACTTGGTGTTGGCCAAGGCGCAGACGTTACAATTTCTGCTGATGGTGACGACGAAGCTGAAGCAATCGCCGCACTTGAAGACACAATGAAGAAAGAAGGACTTTCCGAATAA
- a CDS encoding flippase-like domain-containing protein translates to MILAGLVIFGYSLRGVNLHQVSHDILNLNLGWLLVALLCIILYLGFEAVATKVLVESNGDRLSWKDAIRIPLIEQLFNGLTPFSSGGQPAQLVALMQSGIEGGRASSVLLMKFVVFQTMVVLNFLFSLLIGFQYLEDKIKFLSWFVLFGFLIHLAVIVGLLLVMYWHNFTKKMVDLIFIPIKRFARPERYLRWKTSIDAKVDTFYLESVRMKSQWRLLAKVALLTFFQLLFYYLIPYFILLALGKTHVHIIMVTCLHVLIFMVISLFPIPGGAGGAEYGFSVIFAQFVGNSSKLVLAMMIWRLLTYYFGMFAGMFATVTKPNRINRIMPKETSE, encoded by the coding sequence ATGATTTTGGCCGGATTGGTAATTTTTGGCTATTCGTTGCGTGGGGTTAATTTGCACCAAGTCTCGCATGATATTTTAAATCTAAATTTGGGCTGGCTCTTGGTCGCCCTCTTATGTATTATTTTGTATTTAGGCTTTGAAGCCGTAGCAACCAAAGTATTGGTAGAAAGCAATGGCGACCGACTGTCTTGGAAAGACGCAATTCGTATTCCGTTAATTGAACAGCTATTTAACGGGTTAACGCCATTTTCTTCCGGCGGGCAACCAGCACAATTGGTGGCCCTTATGCAAAGCGGGATTGAAGGTGGCCGTGCAAGCTCAGTTCTATTAATGAAGTTCGTCGTTTTTCAGACCATGGTTGTATTGAACTTTCTTTTCAGCCTATTGATTGGGTTCCAATATTTGGAAGATAAGATTAAGTTTCTTTCTTGGTTCGTGTTATTTGGCTTTTTAATCCATTTAGCGGTAATTGTGGGGCTGTTATTAGTCATGTACTGGCACAACTTTACCAAAAAGATGGTTGATCTGATTTTTATACCTATTAAACGTTTTGCTAGACCTGAACGATATCTAAGGTGGAAGACCTCAATTGATGCGAAGGTGGATACTTTCTATTTAGAGAGTGTCCGGATGAAGTCCCAATGGCGTTTATTGGCCAAAGTAGCTTTATTGACCTTCTTCCAGTTACTGTTTTACTACCTAATCCCGTACTTCATTTTACTAGCGTTAGGGAAGACGCACGTGCATATAATTATGGTAACGTGCTTACACGTATTAATCTTCATGGTAATCTCGCTATTTCCCATTCCTGGAGGTGCAGGAGGTGCAGAGTACGGCTTTAGCGTCATCTTTGCCCAATTTGTAGGTAATAGTAGTAAGCTTGTCTTAGCAATGATGATCTGGCGATTGTTGACTTACTATTTTGGAATGTTTGCAGGGATGTTTGCGACAGTAACCAAACCTAACCGAATTAATCGAATAATGCCTAAAGAAACGAGCGAATAA
- a CDS encoding glycosyltransferase family 4 protein → MNIGLFTDTYFPQVSGVATSIKTLRDQLEKQGHQVYIFTTTDPKVDTNVYERNVFRFTSIPFVSFTDRRIAISGFIRATQIAKELNLDIVHTQTEFSLGWMGKFVAKALKIPVIHTYHTMYEDYLHYVANGKLLKPYHVKQMTRAFCYHIDGIVAPSERVQRTIQRYGIQVPTRIIPTGVNLEQYQKDSDPQQCREALGYDAKTPVLLSLSRLAYEKNIQEVIDCFPAILKEVPAAQLLIVGDGPARTSLENQVHDLGLEKHVKFTGEINNDQVYRYYQAADLFVSASDSESQGLTYIEAMASHLKVVAKSGPYTDELLDDPSLGKVFDTEGQLVQAIKQYIEHPDEFNDPRPREKKLYEISADYFGKQIVDYYNSAISAHADLEHGSKKESELE, encoded by the coding sequence GTGAATATTGGACTGTTTACTGACACCTATTTTCCACAAGTTAGTGGGGTAGCAACGTCAATTAAAACGTTACGTGATCAGTTAGAAAAACAGGGACATCAAGTATATATTTTCACGACGACGGATCCAAAAGTCGATACAAACGTTTATGAACGTAACGTTTTTCGCTTTACTAGTATTCCGTTTGTTTCGTTTACTGACCGTCGGATCGCAATCAGCGGGTTTATTCGCGCTACTCAGATTGCCAAGGAGCTAAACTTGGATATTGTCCACACCCAGACGGAATTTTCCTTAGGTTGGATGGGAAAATTCGTTGCCAAGGCGTTAAAAATTCCGGTAATTCATACTTATCACACCATGTATGAAGACTATCTGCATTACGTAGCTAACGGAAAATTGCTTAAGCCGTACCACGTTAAACAGATGACCCGGGCGTTTTGCTATCACATTGACGGCATCGTTGCCCCTAGTGAACGGGTTCAGCGAACAATCCAACGTTATGGAATCCAAGTGCCTACACGCATCATTCCGACAGGGGTTAATTTAGAGCAGTACCAAAAAGACAGTGATCCCCAACAGTGTCGGGAAGCGTTAGGGTATGATGCTAAGACACCAGTTTTACTGTCGTTGAGTCGGTTAGCGTACGAAAAAAATATTCAAGAAGTGATTGATTGCTTCCCAGCAATTTTAAAAGAAGTACCCGCCGCACAACTATTGATTGTGGGGGATGGTCCTGCACGGACGAGTTTAGAAAATCAAGTTCACGATTTAGGACTCGAAAAGCACGTCAAATTTACGGGAGAAATTAATAACGACCAGGTGTACCGTTATTACCAAGCGGCTGATTTATTCGTTTCAGCTTCTGACTCGGAATCCCAAGGTTTGACGTATATCGAAGCAATGGCTTCACACTTAAAAGTGGTGGCTAAATCAGGGCCATATACGGATGAGCTATTAGATGATCCATCATTAGGGAAAGTGTTCGATACAGAGGGACAGTTGGTACAAGCAATTAAACAATATATCGAACACCCGGATGAATTTAATGATCCGCGTCCACGGGAAAAGAAACTTTACGAAATTTCTGCAGATTACTTTGGTAAGCAGATTGTGGACTACTATAATAGTGCAATCAGCGCTCATGCCGATTTAGAACATGGCTCAAAGAAGGAGTCTGAACTGGAATAA
- a CDS encoding helix-turn-helix domain-containing protein yields MSKNLKIDLNTDELIGSREASLMWGKQKDYVRTIYNKYPERFPAGTIRKFGKQLIVTREGMESVTGIKYEDLDKKNIEKAKLPG; encoded by the coding sequence ATGTCAAAAAATTTAAAAATTGACCTTAACACAGATGAATTAATCGGAAGTCGGGAAGCTAGCCTAATGTGGGGCAAGCAAAAGGATTACGTGCGGACAATTTACAACAAGTATCCAGAACGCTTTCCAGCGGGCACAATTCGGAAGTTTGGTAAACAACTAATTGTTACACGCGAGGGCATGGAAAGTGTAACGGGGATTAAATACGAAGACTTGGATAAGAAAAACATTGAAAAGGCTAAATTACCTGGCTAA
- a CDS encoding GMP reductase, protein MKVFDYEDIQLIPAKCVVRSRSECDPTVELGKHTFKLPVVPANMQTIINEEIAEKLAADGYFYIMHRFEPETRLAFVEKMKAKGLISSISVGVKDGEYDFIDELAAKNLVPDYITIDVAHGHAQTVIDMIHYIKEKLPESFVIAGNVGTPEGVRELESAGADATKIGIGPGKVCITKLKTGFGTGGWQLSALRWCAKVARKPLIADGGIRNHGDIAKSIRFGATMVMIGSLFAGHIESPGETKVEDGVTYKEYFGSASQYQKGEAKNVEGKKIWIHQRGHLADTLKAMREDLQSAISYAGGRDLESIRKVDYVIVKNSIFNGDIL, encoded by the coding sequence ATGAAAGTATTTGATTATGAAGACATTCAACTAATTCCAGCTAAGTGTGTTGTTCGCAGCCGTAGTGAATGTGATCCAACGGTTGAGTTGGGCAAGCATACGTTTAAGTTGCCGGTGGTACCTGCTAATATGCAAACCATTATCAACGAAGAAATTGCGGAAAAATTGGCGGCGGATGGCTATTTTTACATCATGCACCGCTTTGAACCAGAAACCCGGTTGGCTTTTGTGGAAAAGATGAAGGCGAAGGGATTAATTTCTTCCATTAGCGTGGGTGTTAAAGACGGCGAATACGACTTTATCGACGAATTAGCTGCTAAGAACTTAGTCCCTGATTACATTACGATTGACGTGGCCCACGGGCATGCGCAAACCGTAATTGACATGATTCATTACATTAAAGAAAAATTACCAGAAAGTTTTGTGATTGCCGGAAACGTGGGGACTCCTGAAGGGGTTCGTGAATTGGAAAGTGCCGGTGCTGACGCAACTAAAATTGGAATTGGACCAGGTAAGGTTTGCATTACCAAGCTAAAAACTGGATTTGGGACCGGAGGATGGCAACTATCAGCGTTACGTTGGTGTGCAAAAGTTGCTCGTAAGCCACTGATTGCCGATGGGGGAATTCGGAACCACGGTGACATTGCAAAATCAATCCGTTTTGGCGCAACCATGGTGATGATCGGTTCGTTGTTTGCAGGACACATCGAATCACCAGGGGAGACCAAGGTGGAAGACGGCGTTACCTACAAGGAATACTTCGGTAGTGCTTCCCAATACCAAAAGGGTGAAGCTAAAAATGTCGAAGGAAAGAAGATTTGGATTCACCAACGCGGACATTTAGCGGACACGCTGAAGGCAATGCGTGAAGATTTGCAGTCGGCGATTTCATACGCGGGAGGCCGCGATTTGGAATCAATTAGAAAGGTCGACTACGTAATTGTGAAGAATTCGATTTTTAATGGGGATATATTATAA
- a CDS encoding AAA family ATPase, which produces MLCQNCHKNEATIHLYTNMNGRRTEVNLCQNCYQLLKNQQLNNNNNGNGGARMAQDPFGFGNLDDIFRAMQGGNVSRPEDMYGQQVPPTQAGRGGGNNPNGGNGSSLLGQYGLNLTDLAKQGKIDPVIGRDKEIERVIEILNRRTKNNPVLIGEAGVGKTAVVEGLAQRIVEGSVPQKLMNKQIIRLDVVSLVQGTGIRGQFEQRMQELMKEVQNNPDLIVFIDEIHEIVGAGNAEGGMDAGNVLKPALARGDFQLVGATTLKEFRDIEKDAALARRLQPVQVDEPSEEEAIKILKGIQKKYEDYHHVHYTDDAIVAAVKLSKRYIQDRYLPDKAIDLLDEAGSKKNLTINVADPETIQKKIDEAEAEKKKALESEDYEKAAYYRDQVSKLEKNKDGATNKEDEPTITEEDMEKIIESKTDIPVGDLQKQEQEQLQNLASNLKAHVIGQDEAVDKISRAIRRNRIGLNGTGRPIGSFLFVGPTGVGKTELAKQLADQLFGSKDAMIRFDMSEYMEPHSISKLIGSPPGYVGYEEAGQLTEQVRRHPYSLILLDEVEKAHPDVMHMFLQILDDGRLTDSQGRTVSFKDTIIIMTSNAGSGDVEADVGFGAAMQGKTHSVLDKLGNYFKPEFLNRFDDIVEFHALTKDNLMQIVDLMIADVNKMLATQGLHVNVTKPVEERLVELGYDPKMGARPLRRVIQEQIEDRIADYYLDHPSEKQLIARIKDDKIEVAPDDKK; this is translated from the coding sequence ATGCTTTGTCAAAATTGTCATAAGAACGAAGCAACCATTCATTTATATACTAACATGAATGGTCGAAGGACAGAGGTTAACCTTTGTCAGAATTGCTATCAACTTTTGAAGAACCAACAGCTTAATAACAATAATAATGGAAATGGAGGTGCGCGTATGGCACAAGATCCATTTGGATTTGGTAACTTAGACGACATTTTCCGTGCAATGCAAGGTGGTAACGTAAGTCGTCCAGAAGATATGTATGGACAACAAGTTCCCCCTACTCAAGCAGGCCGCGGCGGTGGAAACAACCCCAACGGCGGTAACGGAAGCTCTCTTCTAGGCCAATACGGTTTAAACTTAACAGATTTAGCAAAACAAGGAAAGATCGACCCCGTAATCGGTCGTGACAAAGAAATTGAACGCGTTATTGAAATCCTAAATCGACGGACCAAGAACAACCCGGTTTTAATTGGTGAAGCTGGGGTTGGTAAAACTGCGGTAGTTGAAGGACTTGCACAACGAATCGTGGAAGGTTCTGTTCCACAAAAATTAATGAATAAGCAAATTATTCGTTTGGACGTCGTTTCATTAGTTCAAGGCACCGGAATTCGTGGTCAATTCGAACAACGGATGCAGGAATTAATGAAGGAAGTTCAAAATAATCCGGACTTAATCGTCTTCATTGATGAAATTCACGAAATTGTGGGTGCCGGAAACGCGGAAGGTGGCATGGACGCCGGAAACGTTTTGAAGCCTGCCCTTGCCCGGGGTGACTTCCAGTTAGTCGGTGCCACCACTTTGAAAGAATTCCGGGATATTGAAAAGGATGCGGCGCTTGCTCGGCGGTTGCAACCCGTTCAAGTCGACGAACCTAGTGAAGAAGAAGCCATCAAGATTTTGAAAGGTATCCAAAAGAAGTACGAAGATTACCACCACGTTCACTACACTGACGACGCGATCGTGGCGGCGGTTAAGTTGTCTAAACGGTATATTCAAGATCGTTACCTGCCTGATAAGGCAATCGACCTTCTTGACGAAGCCGGTTCAAAGAAGAACTTAACCATCAACGTAGCGGATCCGGAAACCATTCAAAAGAAGATTGACGAAGCCGAAGCGGAAAAGAAGAAGGCGCTGGAATCGGAAGACTACGAAAAAGCAGCCTACTACCGTGACCAAGTTTCTAAGCTAGAAAAGAACAAGGATGGCGCAACCAATAAGGAAGATGAGCCAACCATTACCGAAGAGGATATGGAAAAGATCATCGAATCAAAGACGGACATTCCGGTTGGCGACTTGCAAAAGCAAGAGCAAGAACAATTGCAAAACCTTGCTAGCAACTTAAAGGCGCACGTCATTGGTCAAGACGAAGCGGTTGATAAAATTTCCCGGGCAATCCGGCGGAACCGGATCGGGCTTAACGGAACCGGGCGGCCAATTGGTTCGTTCCTCTTCGTTGGCCCTACCGGAGTTGGTAAGACTGAATTAGCTAAACAATTAGCTGACCAACTCTTTGGATCCAAGGATGCCATGATTCGTTTTGACATGAGTGAATATATGGAGCCACATTCAATATCTAAATTGATCGGTTCGCCTCCAGGGTACGTGGGCTACGAAGAAGCTGGCCAACTAACTGAACAAGTTCGGCGGCACCCTTACAGCTTGATTCTGCTTGATGAAGTAGAAAAAGCTCATCCAGACGTGATGCACATGTTCTTACAAATTCTTGACGACGGTCGTTTGACTGATTCACAAGGTCGGACGGTCAGCTTCAAGGATACGATCATCATCATGACTTCTAACGCTGGATCAGGCGACGTTGAAGCCGACGTTGGTTTTGGTGCGGCAATGCAAGGTAAGACCCATTCCGTGCTCGACAAACTTGGCAACTACTTCAAGCCGGAATTCCTTAACCGGTTTGACGACATCGTCGAATTCCACGCGTTGACTAAGGATAACCTAATGCAAATCGTGGACTTGATGATTGCCGACGTTAACAAGATGCTAGCAACCCAAGGATTACACGTCAACGTCACTAAACCAGTTGAAGAACGCCTTGTGGAACTTGGATACGATCCTAAGATGGGTGCTCGGCCATTGCGGCGGGTCATCCAAGAACAAATTGAAGACCGCATCGCGGACTACTACCTCGACCATCCAAGTGAAAAACAATTAATTGCTCGCATTAAGGACGACAAAATCGAAGTTGCCCCTGACGATAAAAAGTAA
- the ptsP gene encoding phosphoenolpyruvate--protein phosphotransferase: MTGTLKGIAASDGIAIAKAYLMVDPDLSFEKKTITDVDAEINRLHDALEQSKKELTLIKAKAAENLGAEEAEVFEAHLTILSDPELIGNIEDKIKNDTINAEEATKEVTDNFITMFEAMTDNAYMQERAADIRDVTKRLMSHLLGVELPNPALIDSEVIIVAHDLTPSDTAQLDRRYVKGFITDIGGRTSHSAIMSRTLEIPAVVGSEKATSSVKQGDMMIVDGLTGDALINPSDDEIKEYEQKSADFKAQKAEWEKLKNERTVSKDGVHFDLAANVGTPDDLQGVLDNGGEAVGLFRSEFLYMNASELPSEDQQFEAYKKVVEGMNGKQVVVRTMDIGGDKDLPYLPLPEEMNPFLGYRAIRISLDRTDLFRTQLRALLRASAYGKLAIMFPMIATVAEFKKARAIYDDERQKMIDAGTKVGEIQVGMMMEIPAAAMIADKLAKYVDFFSIGTNDLIQYSFAADRGNEKVSYLYQPYNPSLLRLIKQTIDASHAEGKWTGMCGEMAGDQIAVPILMGLGLDEFSMSATSILKTRSLMKKLSTTDMKKLAEKAITEAETNEDVIKLVEETVNNK; encoded by the coding sequence ATGACTGGGACATTAAAGGGTATAGCAGCTAGCGATGGGATTGCCATCGCTAAAGCTTACTTAATGGTGGATCCCGATCTTTCTTTCGAAAAGAAGACTATTACGGATGTCGATGCTGAAATTAATCGTCTCCATGATGCTTTAGAACAGTCTAAAAAGGAACTAACCCTTATTAAAGCTAAAGCTGCTGAAAATCTTGGAGCTGAAGAAGCAGAAGTTTTTGAAGCTCATCTAACGATTCTTTCAGATCCAGAGTTGATCGGTAACATTGAAGATAAGATCAAAAATGATACTATCAACGCTGAAGAAGCTACTAAAGAAGTGACTGACAACTTCATCACGATGTTTGAAGCAATGACCGACAATGCTTATATGCAAGAACGGGCGGCAGATATTCGTGACGTTACTAAACGGTTGATGAGTCACTTGCTTGGTGTTGAATTACCAAACCCAGCTTTGATCGACTCCGAAGTCATCATTGTTGCTCACGATTTAACACCTAGTGACACGGCCCAATTGGATCGTCGTTACGTTAAAGGTTTCATCACTGATATTGGTGGACGGACTTCACATTCGGCCATTATGTCGCGGACCTTGGAAATCCCTGCCGTAGTGGGCTCTGAAAAGGCTACTAGCAGCGTTAAGCAAGGTGACATGATGATTGTCGATGGTTTAACTGGGGATGCGCTGATCAATCCTTCCGATGATGAAATCAAAGAATACGAACAAAAGAGTGCAGATTTCAAGGCACAAAAAGCTGAATGGGAAAAATTGAAGAATGAACGGACCGTTTCTAAAGACGGGGTTCATTTCGACTTAGCTGCTAACGTTGGTACTCCGGATGATTTACAAGGAGTACTAGACAACGGCGGTGAAGCAGTTGGTTTGTTCCGTTCGGAATTCTTGTACATGAACGCTTCTGAATTACCTTCTGAAGATCAACAATTTGAAGCTTACAAAAAAGTTGTTGAAGGAATGAACGGTAAGCAAGTTGTAGTCCGGACGATGGATATTGGTGGAGATAAGGACCTTCCTTACTTACCACTTCCTGAAGAAATGAATCCGTTCTTAGGTTACCGGGCAATTCGGATTAGCTTAGACCGAACTGATTTATTCCGGACCCAATTGCGGGCTCTTCTTCGGGCTTCAGCATACGGTAAGTTAGCAATTATGTTCCCAATGATTGCTACAGTAGCTGAATTCAAGAAGGCACGGGCAATTTACGACGACGAGCGGCAAAAGATGATCGATGCAGGTACTAAGGTTGGTGAAATCCAAGTCGGAATGATGATGGAAATCCCAGCTGCTGCAATGATCGCTGATAAGCTCGCTAAGTACGTTGATTTCTTCAGTATCGGTACGAATGATTTGATTCAATATTCATTTGCTGCAGACCGTGGCAACGAAAAGGTTTCTTATCTTTATCAACCATATAACCCATCCCTTCTTCGTTTGATCAAGCAAACGATCGATGCTTCCCATGCGGAAGGCAAGTGGACCGGGATGTGTGGTGAAATGGCTGGCGATCAAATCGCTGTACCAATTCTAATGGGTCTTGGTTTGGATGAATTCTCAATGAGTGCTACTTCAATTTTGAAGACTCGTTCATTGATGAAGAAGTTAAGCACGACCGATATGAAGAAGTTAGCTGAAAAGGCTATCACAGAAGCGGAAACTAACGAAGATGTAATTAAGTTAGTTGAAGAAACTGTTAATAACAAGTAA
- a CDS encoding alpha/beta hydrolase, with amino-acid sequence MEFTLKTGETIYYEDQGEGIPILFLTGFGGNTEIWSGQVNFFLQHGYRVIRLDYLNHGRSDRVDYDLKIGDLADEVLQLVDALEIKEPICIGNSMGAAVLWNILSIRGWDFVSKAIFVDQSPKMMNDNQWPYGFKNLSEANFEQLMSEPILRPAYRRIEGYVYKNSKAIDSKYPFSQPKNRSLVKGHARRDWRPVLKAATKPVLFILGEKSPFFNPAMGAALKQLNSRIEVEIMPNVGHIPMAEEPAQFNQLVLRFL; translated from the coding sequence ATGGAATTTACATTAAAAACTGGGGAAACCATCTATTATGAAGATCAAGGAGAAGGGATTCCCATCCTGTTTTTAACAGGATTTGGTGGCAATACGGAAATTTGGTCGGGCCAAGTGAACTTCTTTTTGCAACATGGTTACCGGGTTATCCGGCTAGACTATCTTAATCACGGACGTTCAGACCGGGTGGATTACGACTTAAAGATTGGCGATTTGGCCGATGAAGTACTTCAGTTAGTGGATGCGTTAGAAATTAAGGAACCAATATGTATTGGTAACTCGATGGGAGCAGCCGTATTGTGGAATATTTTATCGATTCGAGGATGGGATTTTGTTAGCAAGGCTATCTTTGTTGACCAATCACCTAAGATGATGAACGACAATCAATGGCCCTATGGTTTTAAAAATCTAAGTGAAGCTAATTTTGAACAATTAATGAGTGAGCCAATTTTGCGGCCAGCATACCGACGAATTGAAGGATACGTTTATAAAAACTCTAAAGCGATTGATTCTAAGTATCCTTTTTCACAGCCTAAAAATCGTTCCTTAGTGAAGGGACACGCTAGAAGGGATTGGCGGCCAGTGTTAAAAGCTGCGACTAAACCAGTATTGTTCATTTTGGGAGAAAAGAGTCCCTTCTTTAATCCCGCAATGGGAGCGGCACTCAAGCAACTCAATTCTCGGATAGAAGTAGAGATAATGCCTAATGTGGGACACATTCCAATGGCAGAAGAGCCAGCCCAGTTTAATCAGCTAGTCTTACGTTTTTTATAA
- a CDS encoding glycosyltransferase family 4 protein: protein MPIKVNMFSSASKVKGQGVGSAYEELIRLLKTHFPKEIDLSINHFTQADISHYHTIDPRFFVSTFSKKRGVKVGYVHFLPETIEGSLKIPQPFRWLFYKYIIAFYKRMDQIVVVNPTFIDQLVKYGISREIITYIPNFVRKDEFYQYDAEQRQQIRQQLGVQDRFTILGIGQVQERKGVKDFIKLAQQHPEMYFIWAGGFSFGRLTDGYADLKKVVDNPPANLKFTGIVDRNKLVEYYNAADLFLLPSFNELFPMSVLEAFSCGTPVMLRDLDLYHSIIKGYYIAAADYAEMDQKLSALVQDSAQLREYQRRADQASAEYSEDHLAEIWLKYYSSLLK from the coding sequence ATGCCAATTAAGGTGAACATGTTTTCGTCCGCCAGTAAGGTTAAAGGACAGGGAGTTGGTAGTGCGTATGAAGAATTGATTCGTTTGTTGAAGACGCATTTTCCAAAAGAAATTGATTTATCAATTAATCATTTTACACAAGCGGACATTAGTCATTATCACACGATTGATCCCCGTTTTTTTGTGTCGACCTTTTCTAAGAAGAGGGGCGTCAAAGTGGGGTACGTCCATTTCCTTCCGGAGACCATCGAGGGAAGTTTAAAGATTCCCCAACCCTTTCGTTGGCTATTTTATAAGTACATCATCGCGTTTTATAAACGAATGGACCAGATTGTCGTAGTGAACCCCACCTTTATTGACCAGTTGGTTAAGTACGGGATTAGTCGGGAAATAATCACCTACATACCTAATTTTGTTCGTAAGGATGAATTCTACCAATACGATGCTGAACAACGGCAACAAATTCGGCAGCAGTTAGGGGTGCAGGATCGTTTTACGATTTTAGGTATTGGCCAAGTTCAAGAGCGCAAGGGTGTTAAAGACTTTATCAAACTTGCTCAACAACATCCGGAGATGTACTTTATTTGGGCAGGTGGTTTTTCGTTTGGCAGATTGACGGACGGTTACGCGGATTTGAAAAAGGTGGTCGACAATCCACCAGCAAACCTGAAGTTTACCGGGATTGTGGATCGAAATAAGTTGGTGGAATACTATAACGCCGCAGACTTATTTTTATTGCCTTCCTTTAATGAACTGTTTCCAATGTCGGTACTTGAGGCCTTTAGCTGTGGAACACCGGTGATGTTACGAGATTTGGATTTATACCACTCAATTATTAAGGGATACTATATCGCAGCGGCTGATTACGCCGAAATGGACCAAAAATTGAGCGCGTTAGTTCAGGATTCGGCACAACTGCGGGAATACCAACGGCGTGCAGACCAAGCTTCGGCAGAGTATTCAGAAGATCATTTGGCAGAGATTTGGCTTAAATACTACTCATCTTTGCTTAAATAG